A region from the Williamwhitmania taraxaci genome encodes:
- a CDS encoding response regulator, producing the protein MAKIILIVDDSESIREVVSFTLENEGYKVLIAVDGKDAFRFLDGSSIDLIITDLHMPNMDGIELIKAVRGMEAYQRIPILFLTTESQAAKKMEAKDAGATGWIIKPFVPAKLIAALNKVLR; encoded by the coding sequence ATGGCTAAAATAATATTGATTGTCGACGATTCTGAAAGTATACGTGAAGTCGTAAGTTTTACGCTGGAAAATGAAGGTTATAAAGTCTTAATTGCTGTGGACGGAAAAGATGCTTTTAGATTCTTGGACGGCTCTTCAATTGATTTGATTATTACCGATTTGCACATGCCAAACATGGACGGTATTGAACTTATAAAGGCAGTGCGCGGTATGGAGGCCTATCAGCGTATTCCAATCTTATTCTTAACCACTGAATCGCAGGCCGCGAAAAAGATGGAAGCAAAGGATGCTGGTGCCACGGGATGGATTATCAAGCCTTTTGTACCAGCAAAGCTTATTGCGGCACTTAATAAAGTCTTGCGCTAA
- a CDS encoding STAS domain-containing protein, whose protein sequence is MKKATYKFLPPQGNDENRLTVVLGGELTINTIAEFVENMKKPIGEYDNFHLKLTGVDTIDLAFLQVIHSFCFSARDMGKNVKLTASLNAETILLLKNSGVYNILVSEIN, encoded by the coding sequence ATGAAAAAAGCTACTTATAAATTTTTACCCCCTCAGGGCAATGATGAAAATCGACTAACGGTGGTTTTAGGTGGTGAACTTACCATTAATACAATTGCCGAGTTTGTGGAAAACATGAAAAAGCCAATAGGTGAATACGATAACTTTCATCTGAAGTTAACTGGTGTGGATACAATTGATTTGGCTTTTCTTCAGGTTATCCACTCTTTTTGCTTTTCAGCGAGGGATATGGGTAAAAATGTGAAATTAACTGCTTCCTTAAACGCAGAGACCATTCTACTGCTTAAGAATAGTGGTGTATATAATATTTTGGTGTCTGAAATAAATTAA
- a CDS encoding response regulator yields the protein MSKSILVIDDSITNLVLLEAVMEEEGYKTILATGVTEGLKIMRSQMPALVLLDLLMPKNSGIDFLEAIANDKQIKDIPVFVITAAVQEEYQHKVIELGAKEFFTKPIDLKKLITRVKTII from the coding sequence GTGTCAAAAAGCATATTAGTAATTGATGATTCTATAACTAATCTCGTTCTGCTGGAAGCGGTTATGGAAGAGGAGGGATATAAAACTATTCTTGCTACTGGGGTGACCGAAGGACTGAAAATAATGAGGTCTCAAATGCCTGCATTGGTTTTGTTGGATCTTTTAATGCCCAAAAATTCAGGAATTGATTTTCTGGAGGCCATTGCTAATGATAAACAAATTAAGGATATCCCTGTTTTTGTAATTACAGCCGCAGTGCAAGAGGAGTATCAACATAAAGTTATTGAATTGGGGGCTAAGGAGTTTTTCACTAAGCCTATCGATCTGAAAAAACTTATTACTAGAGTTAAAACCATAATTTAA
- a CDS encoding Crp/Fnr family transcriptional regulator produces MFQVLEVKNEWLQSLTPQQIDELSKSTTKATYGKNEIIVKQNAQTSHVLLLIEGIVKMHIETRVGKSIIIKLCKGGSLLGLDMHLINEPYQCSYTALAPTTIYFIDLHLFKKLINQNQPFAQLILQEIARENQFLTERIAALTYKQLPGKLADILLYLSKHIYNSNTFHLPLSRQELAEIAGTTKESLIRTLTEFKNDKIIDVQGKSISILSLSIVETLSKLG; encoded by the coding sequence ATGTTTCAAGTCCTAGAAGTTAAAAACGAGTGGCTACAAAGCCTAACACCTCAACAGATTGATGAGCTAAGCAAGAGTACAACTAAAGCAACCTATGGGAAAAATGAGATAATAGTGAAGCAAAATGCTCAAACCTCTCACGTTTTGCTTTTGATTGAGGGAATCGTTAAGATGCATATTGAAACAAGGGTTGGTAAATCTATAATTATTAAACTATGCAAAGGCGGTTCCTTACTTGGTCTAGACATGCACCTGATTAATGAGCCATACCAATGCTCCTATACAGCCCTAGCGCCCACGACTATATATTTCATTGACCTTCACCTTTTTAAAAAATTAATTAACCAGAACCAACCTTTTGCACAACTGATACTTCAGGAAATAGCACGAGAGAACCAATTTCTCACTGAACGTATAGCAGCCCTAACCTATAAGCAACTGCCTGGAAAACTTGCAGATATACTACTCTACCTTTCCAAACACATTTATAATAGCAATACTTTTCATCTCCCTCTTTCAAGGCAGGAATTGGCCGAAATAGCGGGCACAACCAAGGAGAGTCTAATCCGGACACTTACCGAATTTAAAAACGATAAAATTATTGATGTGCAAGGCAAAAGTATCTCAATATTAAGCCTCTCGATTGTTGAAACACTAAGCAAACTAGGATAA